The following DNA comes from Massilia sp. KIM.
GGCCCCGACTTCCAGGCGCCGGGCGCGCCGGGCGACACCGCCTTCCGCCATGCCGGCGAAAGCGACAGCGCGCGCCTGCCGGCCAGCTGGTGGACCGTGTTCGGCGACCCCGCCCTCGACAGCCTGGAGGCGCGCGCGCTGCGCGAGAACCCGGGCGTGCGCGCCGCCGCGCAGCGCCTGCTGCAGGCCCAGGCCCAGCTGGGCGTGGTGCGCGCCGGCCAGCTGCCCAACGTCTCGGTCGGCGCCGGCGTGTCGAACGCGCGCACCTCGGCCGAGACCTCGCAGGGCCTGGCCCTGGGCGGGCGCTCGATCGAGGGCAACAACTTCAGCATCGGCGCCTCGCTGTCCTGGGAACTCGACCTGTGGGGCCGCGTGCGCCGCGTGGTCGAGGCGGCCGACGCCCAGGCCCTGGCCGCCCAGGACGACCGTGACGGCGTGATCCTGCTGCTCTCGAGCCAGGTGGCGTCCAGCTACTGGCAGCTGCGCGGACTGGACGCCGAACTGGCGATCCTGCGCGACGCGCTGGAAGCGCGCCGCGAAGCCCAGGAGCTGGTCGAGGCGCGCTTCAAGGGCGGGCTGTCGAACGAGCTGGACGTCTCTCGCGCGCGCATCGAGCGCGCCAACGCCGAGGCCGACCTGCACGAGGTGCAGCGCCAGCGCAACCTGGTCGAACACGCGCTGGCCACCCTGGTGGGCGCCTCGCCCAACGCGCCGCTGCTGGCCGACAGCGCGCAGGCCGCGCTGCCGGCGCCGCCGCGCATCCCGGTCGGCCTGCCGGCCAGCCTGGTGGGCCAGCGCCCCGACCTGGCCGCCAGCGTGGCCCAGCTCAAGGCCGCCAACGCCCAGATAGGCGTGGCCGAGGGCGCCTTCTATCCATCGCTCTCCCTGACCGGCAATTTCGGCTTCGCCTCCGAGCACCTGCGCGACCTGGCCAGTGGCGGCGCGCGCCAGTTCTCGGCGGGGCCGCTGGCGCTGTCGCTGCCGATCTTCGACGCGGGCCGCAACCGCGCCAACCTGGCGCTGTCCAAGGCGCGCTACGAGGAGGCGCTGGCCAACCACGAAACCCGCCTGCTGACGGCGCTGCGCGAAGTGACCGATGCGCTGTCGGACCTGGAGCAGCGCCAGAAGCAGGGCGAAGCGCAGGCCCAGTCGCAGCAGGCCGCCGACCGCGCGCTGCTGGTGGCCCAGGCGCGCTACGAGCGCGGCGTCTCGACCTACCTCGACGTCACCGACGCCCAGCGCAGCGCCCTGGCCGCGAGCCGCGCCGCCGCCCAGATCCGGACCCAGCGCCTGCTGGGGACGGTGGCGCTGGCGCGCGCCATCGGCGGCGGCTGGGAGCAGGGACCGGCGCTGGCGACGGTGCGCTAGGCGCCGGGGTTTCGGCCCCGCGTCGGCACAGCGTCGGCACAGCGTCGGCACAGCGTCGGCGCTGCCCCGGCGCTGCGCCGGCGGCGCATGCATATCCGATCATTTGCCTGCCTGCCGACGCTTGAGGATTACAATGCCCCGGTCGCCAACACAACCCAAGGGACCATGAAGAATCTCCTCGCTCCTCTCGTGCTCGCCGCAGCCATCGGCGCCGCCTTCAACGCCCATGCCCAACAGGCAGCGGCGCCAGCCTCCGCCACCGTGGAACAGCTGCAGGCCATGGGCAAACGCTTCGCACCGGTCGAACTGCGCGCCGACGTCTCCAGGCTGTCGAAGGGCGACCGCGTCGCCATCGCCAAGCTGATCGAGGCCGCCAAGATCGTCGACACCATCCAGCTGCGCCAGCGCTGGGCCGGCAACGAGGCCCTGCACGCCGCGCTGCGCAAGGACACGACGCCGCTGGGCCGCGCGCGCCTGGAGGCCTTCTGGCTGAACAAGGGTCCGTGGTCGACCCTCGACGACAATCGCTCCTTCATGCCGGCGGAGTACGCGGGCATCCGCATCCCCGAGCGCAAGCCGGCGGGCGCCAACTTCTATCCCGAGGGCGCCAGCAAGGAAGCGCTGGAAAGCTGGATGAACGCGCTGCCGGCCCAGGACAGGGAGCAGGCCCAGTGGTTCTTCACCGTCATCCGGACCGACAAGGACGGCAAGTTCCGCACCGTGAAGTATTCGGACGAATACCGCCCCGAGCTCGAGCAACTGGCCAAGCTGCTGCGCGACGCCGCGGCCGCCACCGACAATGCCTCGCTCAAGAAGTTTTTGAACCT
Coding sequences within:
- a CDS encoding efflux transporter outer membrane subunit, whose amino-acid sequence is MFKRFAPTLIAAAGFALLAGCTTVGPDFQAPGAPGDTAFRHAGESDSARLPASWWTVFGDPALDSLEARALRENPGVRAAAQRLLQAQAQLGVVRAGQLPNVSVGAGVSNARTSAETSQGLALGGRSIEGNNFSIGASLSWELDLWGRVRRVVEAADAQALAAQDDRDGVILLLSSQVASSYWQLRGLDAELAILRDALEARREAQELVEARFKGGLSNELDVSRARIERANAEADLHEVQRQRNLVEHALATLVGASPNAPLLADSAQAALPAPPRIPVGLPASLVGQRPDLAASVAQLKAANAQIGVAEGAFYPSLSLTGNFGFASEHLRDLASGGARQFSAGPLALSLPIFDAGRNRANLALSKARYEEALANHETRLLTALREVTDALSDLEQRQKQGEAQAQSQQAADRALLVAQARYERGVSTYLDVTDAQRSALAASRAAAQIRTQRLLGTVALARAIGGGWEQGPALATVR